A stretch of the Lolium perenne isolate Kyuss_39 chromosome 3, Kyuss_2.0, whole genome shotgun sequence genome encodes the following:
- the LOC139837700 gene encoding uncharacterized protein → MARSLGVKLAPTMVADITGLGTFAIVFNVVSVMIDTAPLCVLLFYPDLKEAKKYFTEQGFATGAVMNLMLMVYVYFVADDQHPDVLFVSAVGFILGTAYTFFLLAHRVVTADRACMPRFWMFVVLLTFLGACSGLLSGILMQYRGDGYIIFWMLFVALVALNGLTLFPIVSFDVDDVVQAN, encoded by the exons ATGGCTCGGAGCCTTGGAGTTAAGCTTGCGCCCACCATGGTTGCAGATATCACAGGGTTAGGAACATTTGCAATCGTGTTCAACGTGGTGTCTGTCATGATCGACACTGCTCCTCT ATGTGTTCTGCTGTTCtatccagatttgaaggaggcAAAGAAGTATTTCACTGAGCAAGGGTTCGCAACTGGAGCAGTGATGAACTTGATGCTCATGGTCTATGTGTACTTTGTGGCTGATGACCAGCACCCCGACGTTCTCTTTGTCAGTGCAGTGGGtttcatcctgggaactgcatatACTTTCTTTCTGTTGGCTCACCGTGTGGTTACAGCAGATAGAGCATGCATGCCACGATTTTGG ATGTTCGTTGTGCTCCTAACCTTTCTCGGTGCTTGCTCCGGTCTGCTCAGTGGCATTCTTATGCAGTACAGGGGCGACGGCTATATCATTTTCTGGATGCTCTTTGTGGCTTTAGTCGCACTCAATGGACTTACACTATTCCCAATAGTAAGTTTCGATGTAGACgatgtagtccaagctaattag
- the LOC139829724 gene encoding uncharacterized protein, whose amino-acid sequence MARSLGVKLAPTMVADITGLGTFAIVFNVVSVMIDTAPLCVLLFYPDLKEAKKYFTEQGFATGAVMNLMLMVYVYFVADDQHPDVLFVSAVGFILGTAYTFFLLAHRVVTADRACMPRFWMFVVLLTFLGACSGLLSGILMQYRGDGYIIFWMLFVALVALNGLTLFPIITCKPFPDQKSKFYTSCMCVLNLTDSAFFVFYAMALQSADGVLSLVSMFNTACGVVQLIALAIPMLMRWLRKVGAYLRSCGESCCGCFRLIATFLDLHGE is encoded by the exons ATGGCTCGGAGCCTTGGAGTTAAGCTTGCGCCCACCATGGTTGCAGATATCACAGGGTTAGGAACATTTGCAATCGTGTTCAACGTGGTGTCTGTCATGATCGACACTGCTCCTCT ATGTGTTCTGCTGTTCtatccagatttgaaggaggcAAAGAAGTATTTCACTGAGCAAGGGTTCGCAACTGGAGCAGTGATGAACTTGATGCTCATGGTCTATGTGTACTTTGTGGCTGATGACCAGCACCCCGACGTTCTCTTTGTCAGTGCAGTGGGtttcatcctgggaactgcatatACTTTCTTTCTGTTGGCTCACCGTGTGGTTACAGCAGATAGAGCATGCATGCCACGATTTTGG ATGTTCGTTGTGCTCCTAACCTTTCTCGGTGCTTGCTCCGGTCTGCTCAGTGGCATTCTTATGCAGTACAGGGGCGACGGCTATATCATTTTCTGGATGCTCTTTGTGGCTTTAGTCGCACTCAATGGACTTACACTATTCCCAATA ATAACTTGCAAGCCATTCCCAGACCAGAAGTCCAAGTTTTACACCTCGTGCATGTGCGTTCTGAACTTAACTGATTCAGCGTTCTTCGTGTTTTACGCCATGGCCCTTCAGTCCGCTGATGGAGTTCTGTCG CTTGTGAGCATGTTCAATACTGCTTGCGGTGTAGTTCAGCTCATTGCGTTGGCCATCCCTATGCTGATGAGGTGGTTACGTAAAGTGGGTGCTTACTTGCGGAGCTGCGGCGAAAGCTGCTGCGGATGCTTTCGCCTCATCGCCACATTCCTCGATCTGCATGGCGAGTGA